A genomic stretch from Desulfolutivibrio sulfodismutans DSM 3696 includes:
- a CDS encoding ABC transporter substrate-binding protein: MRKWIALAAACCMTVMSMTAFAQDKIELTVPLPLTGGQAKFGEIIKKSYDIALEEINAKGGVNGKLLVLNYEDSQGKPEIARSIAEKIIDVQKQPVLFAEYTSACAKAVAAVAEERKTPYLVIASAADEITQQNYKYVFRLNPTNAYYSEGLLGFMSDVVKPQSVAILYESSDFGTSGADEMAKACEAKGMKVLMKEKYEKGAVDFKPILSQVKAANPDVIFMVSYVMDAALLMRQIKELRIDAKLFAGGAAGFAIPEFIDNAKDASEYVVTATLWSPQVPFKGAKEFAEKYKAAHGNYPSYHGALAYSSLFVIADALSRTKAMTADDIRDALLATNMQTAFGDVKFESKNGYQNQNFAETLALQVIGGKHETIWPEKYASAKYVFPIPKWRERK; the protein is encoded by the coding sequence ATGAGGAAGTGGATCGCCCTTGCCGCCGCATGTTGCATGACCGTCATGTCCATGACGGCCTTCGCCCAAGACAAGATCGAGCTCACCGTACCCCTGCCGCTTACCGGAGGCCAGGCCAAGTTCGGGGAAATCATCAAAAAATCCTATGACATCGCCCTGGAAGAGATCAACGCCAAGGGTGGCGTGAACGGTAAGCTGTTGGTCCTGAACTACGAAGACTCCCAGGGCAAACCCGAAATCGCCCGGTCCATCGCCGAAAAAATCATCGACGTGCAGAAGCAGCCGGTGCTTTTCGCCGAATACACCTCGGCCTGCGCCAAGGCCGTGGCCGCCGTGGCCGAAGAACGCAAGACCCCGTATCTGGTCATCGCCTCGGCCGCCGACGAAATCACCCAGCAGAACTACAAGTACGTCTTTCGCTTAAACCCCACCAACGCCTATTATTCCGAGGGCCTGCTGGGATTTATGTCCGACGTGGTCAAGCCCCAGTCCGTGGCCATCCTGTACGAATCCTCCGACTTCGGAACCTCCGGGGCCGATGAAATGGCCAAGGCCTGCGAGGCCAAGGGCATGAAAGTGCTCATGAAGGAAAAGTACGAGAAGGGCGCGGTGGACTTCAAGCCCATCTTGTCCCAGGTCAAGGCCGCCAACCCCGATGTCATCTTCATGGTGTCCTACGTCATGGACGCGGCGCTGCTCATGCGCCAGATCAAGGAACTGCGCATCGACGCCAAGCTGTTCGCGGGCGGCGCGGCCGGGTTCGCCATTCCGGAATTCATCGACAACGCCAAGGACGCCTCCGAATATGTGGTCACGGCCACCCTGTGGTCGCCCCAGGTACCCTTCAAGGGCGCCAAGGAGTTCGCCGAGAAATACAAGGCCGCCCATGGCAACTATCCGTCCTACCACGGCGCCCTGGCCTATTCGTCGCTGTTCGTCATCGCCGACGCCCTGTCCCGCACCAAGGCCATGACCGCCGACGACATCCGCGACGCCCTGCTGGCCACCAACATGCAGACCGCCTTCGGCGACGTGAAGTTCGAGAGCAAAAACGGCTACCAGAACCAGAACTTCGCCGAGACCCTGGCCCTGCAGGTGATTGGCGGCAAGCATGAGACCATCTGGCCCGAAAAGTACGCCAGCGCCAAGTACGTGTTCCCCATCCCCAAGTGGCGGGAACGCAAATAG
- a CDS encoding branched-chain amino acid ABC transporter permease: protein MQTLVAGILLGGLYALIGIGMTLILGVMKIINLTHGQLMMVAMYIAFWMFELFHIDPYLSLFIAPPLLFALGVGLQKYLINPVLKVESILPHNQVILTVGIGLVLQNLATIFFTSDYRSTPVDYASSAWYLSDLWAGTPVEISLSLPWTVSFCLSVAITLLLWFFLAKTDTGKSIRATAQDKDAAMLMGVNVSRMQVITFGLGAALVACAGCLFLPIYYLFPALGSQFTLIAFVITILGGLGSTIGAILGGLILGVFESMTATYVGMGWAPVGRFAIFVAALVFLPGGVASLLKSKKLTK, encoded by the coding sequence ATGCAAACGCTGGTCGCCGGGATACTTCTCGGCGGTCTGTACGCGCTCATAGGAATCGGCATGACGCTCATTTTAGGCGTCATGAAGATCATCAACCTCACGCATGGCCAGCTCATGATGGTGGCCATGTATATTGCGTTCTGGATGTTCGAGTTGTTTCACATCGACCCGTACCTCTCGCTTTTCATAGCCCCGCCCCTGTTGTTCGCCCTCGGGGTGGGTTTGCAAAAGTATTTGATCAATCCCGTGCTCAAGGTGGAGTCCATCCTGCCCCACAACCAGGTCATCCTGACCGTGGGCATCGGCCTTGTGCTGCAAAACCTGGCCACCATCTTCTTCACCTCGGACTACCGGTCCACGCCGGTGGATTACGCCTCCAGCGCCTGGTATTTGAGCGACCTGTGGGCCGGGACGCCGGTTGAAATCTCCCTGTCCCTGCCCTGGACGGTGTCCTTTTGCCTCTCGGTCGCGATCACCCTGCTTCTGTGGTTCTTCCTGGCCAAGACGGACACGGGCAAGTCCATCCGGGCCACGGCCCAGGACAAGGACGCGGCCATGCTCATGGGCGTCAACGTGAGCCGGATGCAGGTCATCACCTTCGGCCTGGGCGCGGCCCTGGTGGCCTGCGCCGGGTGTCTGTTCCTGCCCATCTACTACCTGTTCCCGGCGCTTGGATCCCAGTTCACGCTCATCGCCTTCGTCATCACCATCCTGGGAGGCCTGGGGTCCACCATCGGCGCCATCCTGGGCGGTCTCATCCTCGGCGTCTTCGAGTCCATGACCGCCACCTACGTGGGCATGGGCTGGGCGCCGGTGGGGCGCTTCGCCATTTTCGTCGCGGCCCTGGTCTTTCTCCCCGGCGGCGTGGCGTCACTCCTAAAAAGCAAGAAGTTGACGAAATGA
- a CDS encoding branched-chain amino acid ABC transporter permease, whose product MKKLLPLIILGALAVLPLVGLNTYLMHVIILAVMWTMAGIAWNLLGGYCGQVSFGHAAFFGMGAYTAGLLMHHFGISPWWGLLVSVPIVALVALLMGLVVLRLRGPYFVLATLAIGEVLRITCENLTPLTNGTLGIMITRTWVEKTPYYYIILALAALAFVAIRVIIASRWGYYFVAVREDQDAAESLGINTTLYKTIALTVSAVITGLAGAFYTTYMGYIDPQVVFSLGEISILIIMVVMVGGVATQWGPAVGAVIMVLLAELIRSIPRLGTAYQTLFGILLIVIIIYLPNGLVGDFHKIRRIFRKGAA is encoded by the coding sequence ATGAAGAAGCTCCTCCCCCTCATCATCCTGGGAGCGCTCGCCGTGCTCCCCTTGGTCGGGCTGAACACCTATCTCATGCACGTCATCATCCTGGCCGTCATGTGGACCATGGCCGGGATCGCCTGGAATCTCTTGGGCGGCTACTGCGGCCAGGTCTCTTTCGGCCACGCGGCCTTTTTCGGCATGGGGGCCTACACCGCTGGCCTTTTGATGCACCATTTCGGCATCTCCCCCTGGTGGGGGCTTTTGGTCAGCGTCCCCATCGTGGCCCTGGTGGCCCTGCTCATGGGGCTTGTCGTGCTGCGGCTGCGCGGCCCCTATTTCGTCCTGGCCACCCTGGCCATCGGCGAGGTGCTGCGCATCACCTGCGAGAACCTGACGCCCCTGACCAACGGCACCCTGGGCATCATGATCACCCGCACCTGGGTGGAAAAAACCCCCTATTATTACATCATCCTGGCCCTGGCGGCCCTGGCCTTCGTGGCCATCCGGGTGATCATCGCCTCGCGCTGGGGCTACTACTTCGTAGCCGTGCGCGAGGATCAGGATGCGGCCGAGTCCCTCGGGATCAACACCACGCTCTACAAGACCATCGCGCTCACCGTCAGCGCCGTCATCACCGGTCTGGCCGGGGCGTTCTACACCACCTACATGGGGTACATCGATCCCCAGGTGGTGTTCAGCCTGGGTGAAATCTCCATCCTGATCATCATGGTGGTCATGGTCGGCGGGGTGGCCACCCAGTGGGGTCCGGCCGTGGGCGCGGTGATCATGGTCCTTCTGGCCGAACTGATCCGCTCCATCCCCAGGCTCGGCACCGCCTATCAGACCCTGTTCGGCATTCTCCTGATCGTCATCATCATCTACCTGCCAAACGGCCTGGTGGGCGATTTCCATAAGATCCGGCGCATCTTCAGGAAAGGAGCGGCATAG
- a CDS encoding ABC transporter ATP-binding protein yields MAMLEVKKVSMFFGGLAALSNVSFEVQKGDILALIGPNGAGKTTLFNCVNGFYKPSLGEVLFKGERISGLKPHQICRQGVARTFQVVKPLSRMDVFDNVLASAFLRNPTRGAAEKVVDEVLEFTGLAEDRHVISKGLPLGKRKRLEIARALATQPEMILLDESFAGLNPTELDVSIEIIKGIKKKGITIMIIEHHMKVIMSISDHIVVLNYGQQIAEGAPQEIGQNPLVVEAYLGEAAGA; encoded by the coding sequence ATGGCCATGCTTGAAGTAAAAAAAGTGTCCATGTTTTTCGGTGGCCTGGCCGCGCTGTCGAACGTGAGCTTCGAGGTCCAAAAGGGCGACATCCTGGCCCTCATCGGACCCAACGGCGCCGGGAAAACCACCCTTTTCAACTGCGTCAACGGCTTCTACAAACCCTCGCTCGGCGAGGTGCTCTTCAAAGGAGAGCGCATCTCGGGCTTAAAACCCCACCAGATCTGCCGCCAGGGCGTGGCCCGGACCTTCCAGGTGGTCAAACCCCTGTCGCGCATGGACGTGTTCGACAACGTCCTGGCCTCGGCCTTCCTTCGCAATCCCACCCGGGGCGCCGCCGAAAAGGTGGTGGACGAGGTGCTGGAGTTCACGGGGCTGGCCGAGGATCGCCATGTGATCTCCAAGGGCCTGCCGCTGGGCAAGCGCAAGCGCCTGGAGATCGCCCGGGCCCTGGCCACCCAGCCGGAGATGATCCTTTTGGACGAGTCCTTTGCGGGCCTAAACCCCACGGAACTCGACGTGTCCATCGAGATCATCAAAGGCATCAAGAAAAAGGGCATCACCATCATGATCATCGAACACCACATGAAGGTCATCATGTCCATTTCCGACCATATCGTGGTGCTCAACTACGGCCAGCAGATCGCCGAGGGCGCGCCCCAGGAGATCGGACAGAACCCGCTGGTCGTCGAAGCCTATCTCGGGGAGGCCGCCGGTGCTTGA
- a CDS encoding ABC transporter ATP-binding protein, whose translation MLEIKGIDVFYGDVQVIWDVSFRVGEGEIVAMIGANGAGKSTTMRTISGILSPRKGEIIFDGVAIHKVEPYRLIEMGLAHVPEARRLFVEMTVEENLEMGSLRGEAKKKREDNKEFVFSLFPRLKERRRQQSGTLSGGEQQMLAIGRGLMSMPKLIMFDEPSLGLAPILVRDIFNIIKSIRERGKTVLIVEQNVRQTLAVADRAYVLENGKITMEGTGQGLLHDEHVRHAYLGV comes from the coding sequence GTGCTTGAGATCAAAGGAATCGACGTGTTTTACGGCGACGTCCAGGTCATCTGGGACGTGTCCTTCCGGGTGGGCGAGGGCGAGATCGTGGCCATGATCGGGGCCAACGGCGCGGGCAAGTCCACCACCATGCGCACCATCTCCGGCATCCTGTCCCCCCGCAAGGGCGAGATCATCTTTGACGGGGTGGCCATCCACAAGGTGGAGCCCTACCGGCTCATCGAGATGGGGCTGGCCCATGTGCCCGAGGCCAGACGCCTGTTCGTGGAGATGACCGTGGAGGAAAACCTGGAGATGGGGTCGCTTCGCGGCGAGGCCAAGAAAAAGCGCGAAGACAACAAGGAATTCGTCTTTTCCCTGTTTCCGCGCTTAAAGGAACGCCGCCGCCAGCAGTCCGGCACCCTCTCCGGCGGCGAGCAGCAGATGTTGGCCATTGGCCGGGGACTCATGTCCATGCCCAAGCTCATCATGTTCGATGAGCCGTCCTTGGGACTGGCCCCCATCCTGGTGCGCGACATCTTCAACATCATCAAATCCATCCGCGAACGAGGCAAGACCGTGCTCATCGTGGAGCAGAACGTGCGCCAGACCCTGGCCGTGGCCGACCGGGCCTATGTCCTGGAGAACGGCAAGATCACCATGGAAGGCACGGGACAGGGACTCTTGCACGACGAGCACGTCAGGCACGCCTACCTCGGGGTGTAA
- a CDS encoding CBS and ACT domain-containing protein, with protein sequence MLVRDFMTIHVHTVMPDDSISDALCLMRQKKVKHLPVVTPDRQVAGMLSDRDIKEYIPSKGTSLDIYELNYILARTNVDGIMKSPVLTAAPDMTVEEAAMIMHDKDIGCLPVVEDKKLVGIISDTDIFRVLIEITGVRSGGHRIAAVIDDSSGSIKILADEIRDHGFRLQSIMSSSEKAPPGKRYVVIRTRGEGDFAALAAAIEAKPGMGVVHMI encoded by the coding sequence ATGCTGGTTCGCGACTTTATGACCATTCATGTCCATACCGTGATGCCCGATGACTCCATCTCCGACGCCCTGTGCCTTATGCGTCAGAAAAAGGTCAAGCATCTGCCGGTGGTCACCCCCGACCGTCAGGTGGCAGGCATGCTTTCAGACCGCGACATCAAGGAGTACATCCCCTCCAAGGGCACCTCGCTCGACATCTACGAACTCAATTACATCCTTGCCCGGACCAACGTGGACGGCATCATGAAGTCCCCGGTGCTCACCGCCGCCCCGGACATGACTGTTGAAGAAGCAGCCATGATCATGCACGACAAGGACATCGGCTGCCTGCCCGTGGTGGAAGACAAAAAGCTTGTGGGCATCATCTCGGACACGGACATCTTCCGGGTGCTCATCGAGATCACCGGGGTACGCAGCGGCGGCCACCGCATTGCGGCGGTCATCGACGACTCTTCGGGCTCCATCAAAATTCTGGCCGACGAGATCCGGGACCATGGCTTCCGGCTCCAGTCCATCATGTCCTCCAGCGAAAAGGCCCCTCCAGGAAAGCGCTATGTGGTCATCCGCACCCGGGGCGAGGGCGATTTCGCGGCCCTGGCCGCCGCCATTGAGGCCAAACCCGGCATGGGCGTGGTGCATATGATCTAG
- a CDS encoding DEAD/DEAH box helicase: METRDIAEYIRALLASESLGGFVAHHRLIPGRDARTAATLRPWPAILTELLAAKGIDSLYSHQATACDLIRAGRHVAVATPTASGKSLIYLLPVLEQFLRDPESRAVFLFPLKALAQDQLRVIEELLAPLPPSARPRAAIFDGDTSSHFRRKLRDNPPNILLTNPEMLHLALLPHHENWSAFFAGLTHVVVDEMHTYRGVMGSHMAHVFRRLTRICGRYGAHPAFVFCSATIGNPGELARDLTDLDVTAITDSGAPTGPRHFVFVNPPGSPATAAVNLLRAALHRELRTIVYTQSRKMTELIAMWLSEKADKDGVNASRVSAYRSGFLPEERREIEARMTSGELLAVVSTSALELGIDIGGLDLCVLAGYPGSVMSTWQRGGRVGRSRRESAVALIAGEDALDQYFMRNPADFFDRPPESAVINPANPAIAARHLECAASEMPLRAGEPYLADPEFRAERDRLADAGLLLADEDGSRWYAARKRPHRDVNLRGTGGRFRIEAEGQTLGEIDEHRAFRETHQGAIYLHRGRTFEIADMDLATRKVTAVACRADYYTKARGHKSTEILAVSGQAAAYGARVYCGRLKVTEWITGYERRRVRGGTLLGIVPLDLPPLTFETDGFWYAIPREVQEEMDARLFHFMGGIHAMEHALIGILPLLVLTDRNDLGGISTPLHEQVGRAAVFVYDGIPGGMGLTKMAFARAAEALSRTLAVIASCECETGCPSCVHSPKCGSGNRPIDKAAAQFLLERLTSRAPEPAPPPVAVPQPGETNPATGLHKESDMARDTPKSPPTPRIQVDAPYAPPPAAPVAASRPEPDPATAPSGHAAAPAAPRRYGVLDVETRRSAEEVGGWGNAKRMGVSVAVLYDSALDDFISYRQEELPEMAKALAVLDLVVGFNIKRFDYQVLGGVCDFNFRGLPTLDLLEKVHERLGYRLSLDGLASATLSAKKSASGLAALAWWKEGRLDLIEEYCRKDVALTRDLYLFGREQGYLLFTNKAARTVRLPVAW, encoded by the coding sequence ATGGAAACGCGCGACATCGCCGAATACATCCGGGCCCTCCTGGCCTCCGAATCCCTGGGCGGCTTCGTGGCCCACCACCGGCTCATCCCCGGCCGGGACGCCCGGACCGCCGCCACCCTGCGCCCCTGGCCCGCGATCCTGACCGAGCTTCTGGCCGCCAAGGGCATCGACTCCCTGTATTCCCACCAGGCCACGGCATGCGACCTCATCCGGGCCGGGCGGCATGTGGCCGTGGCCACACCCACGGCCAGCGGCAAGTCGCTGATCTACCTGTTGCCCGTTTTGGAGCAGTTTTTACGCGACCCCGAATCCCGGGCCGTGTTTCTTTTTCCCCTAAAGGCCCTGGCCCAGGACCAGTTGCGGGTCATCGAGGAGCTGCTCGCCCCCCTGCCGCCCTCGGCCAGGCCCCGGGCGGCCATCTTCGACGGCGACACCTCGTCCCATTTCCGGCGCAAGCTGCGCGACAACCCGCCCAACATCCTGCTCACCAACCCGGAGATGCTGCATCTGGCGCTTTTACCCCACCACGAGAACTGGTCGGCGTTTTTCGCGGGCCTGACCCATGTGGTGGTGGACGAGATGCACACCTACCGGGGGGTCATGGGCTCGCACATGGCCCACGTGTTCCGGCGGCTGACCCGGATCTGCGGCCGCTACGGGGCGCACCCGGCCTTCGTCTTCTGCTCGGCCACCATCGGCAACCCCGGAGAGCTGGCCCGCGACCTGACCGACCTGGACGTCACGGCCATCACCGACAGCGGCGCGCCCACCGGCCCCCGGCACTTCGTCTTCGTAAATCCCCCGGGCAGCCCGGCCACCGCCGCCGTGAACCTCCTGCGCGCGGCGCTTCACCGGGAGTTGCGGACCATCGTCTACACCCAGTCGCGCAAGATGACCGAGCTGATCGCCATGTGGCTCTCCGAGAAGGCCGACAAGGACGGGGTGAACGCCTCCCGGGTCAGCGCCTACCGGTCGGGGTTTCTGCCCGAGGAGCGCCGGGAGATCGAGGCCCGCATGACCTCGGGGGAGCTTTTGGCCGTGGTCTCCACCAGCGCCCTGGAACTGGGCATCGACATCGGCGGGCTGGACCTGTGCGTGCTGGCCGGATACCCGGGTTCGGTCATGTCCACCTGGCAGCGCGGCGGCCGGGTGGGCCGCTCCCGGCGCGAATCCGCCGTGGCGCTCATTGCCGGGGAGGACGCGCTGGATCAGTATTTCATGCGCAATCCGGCGGACTTTTTCGACCGCCCCCCGGAGTCGGCGGTCATAAACCCCGCCAACCCGGCCATCGCCGCCCGGCACCTGGAATGCGCCGCCTCCGAGATGCCGCTTCGGGCCGGGGAGCCCTATCTGGCCGATCCGGAGTTTCGGGCCGAACGCGACCGGCTGGCGGACGCGGGCCTGCTTCTGGCCGACGAAGACGGGTCGCGCTGGTACGCGGCCCGCAAAAGGCCCCACCGCGACGTGAACCTGCGCGGCACGGGCGGCCGTTTCCGCATCGAGGCCGAGGGCCAGACCCTGGGGGAGATCGACGAGCACCGGGCCTTCCGCGAGACCCATCAGGGCGCCATCTACCTGCACCGAGGACGCACCTTCGAGATCGCGGACATGGATCTGGCCACGCGCAAGGTCACGGCCGTGGCCTGCCGGGCCGACTATTACACCAAGGCCCGGGGGCACAAATCCACGGAGATTTTGGCGGTCAGCGGCCAGGCTGCGGCCTACGGGGCCAGAGTGTATTGCGGGCGGCTCAAGGTCACGGAGTGGATCACGGGCTATGAGCGCCGCCGAGTGCGCGGCGGGACGCTGCTGGGCATCGTGCCCCTTGACCTGCCGCCCCTGACGTTTGAGACCGACGGCTTCTGGTACGCCATCCCCCGGGAGGTGCAGGAGGAGATGGACGCCCGGCTTTTCCATTTCATGGGCGGCATCCACGCCATGGAGCATGCCCTGATCGGTATTCTGCCCCTGCTTGTACTCACGGACAGAAATGACTTAGGCGGCATCTCCACCCCCCTGCACGAGCAGGTGGGCCGGGCGGCGGTCTTCGTCTACGACGGCATCCCCGGCGGCATGGGCCTGACCAAGATGGCCTTCGCCCGGGCCGCGGAGGCCCTGTCGCGCACCCTGGCGGTCATCGCCTCCTGCGAGTGCGAGACGGGCTGCCCGTCCTGCGTGCACTCCCCCAAGTGCGGCTCGGGCAACCGGCCCATCGACAAAGCCGCCGCGCAATTTCTCCTGGAACGTCTGACCTCCCGCGCCCCCGAACCCGCCCCGCCCCCCGTGGCCGTCCCCCAGCCGGGAGAGACAAACCCGGCCACCGGCCTGCACAAGGAGTCCGACATGGCACGCGACACCCCCAAATCGCCCCCGACACCCCGGATTCAGGTGGATGCCCCGTACGCCCCGCCCCCCGCCGCCCCTGTGGCGGCATCCCGCCCGGAACCCGACCCGGCGACAGCCCCTTCAGGCCACGCCGCCGCCCCCGCCGCCCCCCGGCGCTACGGGGTGCTGGACGTGGAGACCCGGCGTTCGGCCGAGGAGGTGGGCGGCTGGGGCAACGCCAAACGCATGGGGGTCAGCGTGGCCGTGCTCTATGATTCGGCCCTGGACGACTTCATCAGCTACCGCCAGGAGGAACTGCCGGAGATGGCCAAGGCCCTGGCGGTCCTGGATCTGGTGGTGGGGTTCAACATCAAGCGGTTCGACTATCAGGTGCTTGGCGGGGTGTGCGACTTCAACTTCCGAGGCCTGCCCACCCTGGACCTGCTCGAAAAGGTGCATGAGCGGCTGGGCTACCGCCTGTCCCTGGACGGGCTGGCGTCGGCCACGCTTTCGGCCAAGAAATCCGCCTCGGGCCTTGCGGCGCTGGCCTGGTGGAAGGAAGGCCGACTGGATCTCATCGAGGAATACTGCCGCAAGGACGTGGCGCTCACCCGCGACCTGTACCTCTTCGGCCGGGAGCAGGGCTATCTGCTGTTCACCAACAAGGCGGCGCGCACCGTGCGGCTGCCCGTGGCGTGGTGA
- a CDS encoding BrnA antitoxin family protein — protein MKRKLKSDMEQVSRFSEEEIARRAASDPDALPTDEAFWMRAVRAEHPAKKQNVTIRLSPGVLEFFKRQGPGYQTRINAVLERYVEIQENQIARR, from the coding sequence ATGAAGCGGAAGCTCAAGTCTGACATGGAACAGGTGTCCCGGTTTTCGGAAGAGGAGATCGCGCGGCGGGCCGCGTCCGATCCCGACGCCCTGCCTACGGACGAGGCCTTTTGGATGCGGGCGGTACGGGCGGAACACCCCGCGAAAAAGCAGAACGTCACGATTCGTCTGAGTCCGGGGGTTCTCGAATTTTTCAAGCGCCAGGGGCCTGGATATCAGACGCGCATCAATGCCGTGCTGGAGCGGTATGTCGAGATTCAGGAGAACCAGATAGCGCGCCGGTAA
- a CDS encoding BrnT family toxin, with protein MRFAWDEDKNTSNFYKHGLWLEDAWAVFQGPMTIRVDDRRDYGETRYVALGCLENTIVFLAYALRDGAVRVISMRRANKAERKIYEAEAQV; from the coding sequence ATGCGGTTTGCCTGGGACGAAGACAAAAACACATCCAATTTTTACAAGCATGGTCTGTGGTTGGAGGATGCCTGGGCCGTATTTCAGGGGCCGATGACCATCCGTGTGGACGACCGCAGGGACTATGGCGAAACGCGGTATGTCGCTTTGGGATGCCTGGAGAACACCATCGTGTTTTTGGCATATGCCCTTCGCGACGGGGCGGTGCGCGTGATCTCCATGCGACGGGCGAACAAGGCGGAGAGAAAGATATATGAAGCGGAAGCTCAAGTCTGA